A window of Cytobacillus sp. FSL H8-0458 genomic DNA:
AGCAATTAAAGGGGGCATATCCCTGTTTCAATTCCGTGAAAAAGGAGCAGGATGCCTGCACGGCCATGAAAAGGAGACTCTCGCAAAAGAGCTTCAAGCAATCTGTAAAGAGAGCAATGTTCCTTTTATTGTAAATGATGACATTGAATTGGCCCTCAGTCTCAACGCAGATGGCGTCCATATAGGCCAGGAGGATGAACCGGCAGATGTGGTCCGCAGGAAAATTGGCGGCAAAATCCTTGGCGTCTCCGTGCATAATATGACTGAAGCAAAAGAAGCGATCCGGCAGGGGGCAGATTACCTCGGCATTGGCCCTATTTATCCCACAAGCACAAAGAAAGATGCCAAAGCTGTTCAGGGTCTTACTTTTTTAAAAGAATTGAGAGCTGCTGATATCCAGATTCCTGTGGTAGGGATTGGGGGAATTAATGCTAAAAATACACCTCCCATAATGGATGCAGGAGCAGAAGGTGTTTCAGTCATTACGGCAATCAGCCAGGCGGATTCCCCGGAACAATCAGCCAGGGAGCTAAAAGAAGCAGTAATGAGAAATGTCCATTAGTTCAATTGCCGTTCAAGTTTCAATCCTTAAACTGTGCAGATTAGGAATGTCCATGGTAATGTAGTAATCAGGCATATTTTTTAACATAAGGAGATATAACAGCAATGAAACTCGTATCATGGAATGTGAATGGCATTAGGGCCTGTGTGAAAAAAGGCTTCACAGATTACTTCAAAGAGGTGGATGCAGACATCTTTTGCATCCAGGAGTCCAAATTGCAGGAGGGACAGATTGATCTCATCCTGGATGGCTATCACCAATATTGGAATTATGCTCTGAAAAAAGGGTATTCTGGGACAGCTGTTTTTACGAAAAAAGAGCCGATTTCTGTCCGCTACGGGTTGGGCGATGATGAAACAGAACCTGAAGGCAGAATTCTCACGCTTGAGTATGAAGGCTTTTATCTCGTGAATGTCTATACGCCGAATTCGAAGCGGGATCTGGCCCGCCTACCATACCGTCTGGAATGGGAAGAGCGGATTCGGGAGTATTTACTTGAGCTGGATGGGTTTAAGCCTGTTATTATGTGCGGTGACTTAAATGTAGCCCATAATGAAATAGATTTAAAGAATGCAAAATCCAATCGCGGAAATTCCGGGTTTACAGATGAAGAACGGGACAGAATGACCAGATTGCTTGGTTCCGGGTTTGTTGATGCCTTCCGCCATAAATACCCTGAAGCCGAAGGAGCCTATACATGGTGGTCGTATATGGCAAAAGTAAGGGAGCGGAATATCGGCTGGCGGATCGATTATTTTATTGTGTCAGAAAAGCTTAAGGAAAAAATAATAGATTCACAAATTCATTGCGACATTATGGGCAGCGACCATTGCCCGGTAGCCCTTGAACTGGATATATAGGATGAAGCCCCTGCTGGTGTGCAGGGGTTTTGTTTTCGGAAAACAGGCAATAATTGAATTAAGATTAGCTAAAGGAATGGTTTTATGAACAAAATAGAAATGCTGAAGCTTTTTGTTCTTATTGAAAGAGTGTATCCGCCTTTCCGGATCAAAAATGAAATTGTTCATTATTATTTTGATCACTGTCTGGAATTCGACTACGAAATAGCCTTCAACAGGCTAAAAGAGCATATTAGGAGAAGTCCTTATCCTCCGTCAATCAGTCATATCGGCGGCATTGCTAAAATGGCAGACTGCCGAAAATGGGAACAAGAATATGTCCTTGCTGATCATGTGTGTTGATATTGATGGAAAATGTTTTGTTATTTTGTTATAATGCCTGTAAATCGTATTAAAAAGGTTTTCTAGGGTTCCGCAGCAGCTGCTGGCCTGGTCCGAGAGAAAACTCATAGCTTTTATGGCTATGCCACGGAGGGACAAAAGCCTGGGAGATACTGATCATCAGATATCTTCCGGGCTTTTGTCTTTTTCAGAAGATATTATTCGTTAAAAAGGAGCTGATATCATGCAGTGGCTAAAGGTATTTATTGCTGCATTTTTTGAAGTGTTTTGGGTCATTGGCTTAAAGCATGCGGATGATCCATTATCATGGGCAGGGACCATCATAAGCATCGCTGTCAGTTTTTATCTGATGATCATGGCGGGCAGGGTGCTGCCGGTGGGGACCGTTTATGCTGTCTTTGTTGGCATGGGCACCGCCGGTACAGTACTATCTGAAATTATATTTTTCGGAGAACCTTTGAAATTATCTAAAATCATTCTAGTTCTTGTTTTATTATTAGGAGTACTTGGCTTAAAGCTGGTGACAAACGAGGACGAATCAATAGGAGCTGAAAGTTCATGAGCTGGCTGTATCTGATTCTTGCTGGGGTTTTTGAAATGACAGGTGTCACCATGATTAACAGCTGGCATCAAAAAAGGAACTGGCAATCCTTACTTCTGCTTATTGGCGGATTTGGCGCCAGCTTCCTGTTCCTGTCTCTGGCCATGAGGGAACTGCCGATGGGCACGGCTTATGCCGTCTGGACCGGAATCGGCGCAGCAGGAGGTGCGATCCTTGGCATGATCCTGTACGGAGAACCGAAAGATGCCAAACGGATATTCTTTATTGTAATGGTGTTAAGTGCGGCAATTGGACTAAAACTTGTGTCTTGATATGAAAACCGGGAAGATTATCAGCGATTGGTTGCCGTAGAGCTTTTATGACGACGGCTTATCAAAAAAGGGTCGCCACAGTGCGTACATGACGACCAAAATCGCAGCGGCTCATCAAAAATGGTCGCCACAGAGCCTTCATGACGACCAAAATACAGCGGCTCCCCATAAAATCGTCGCCATAGAGCTCTCATGACGACCAAAATGCTGAGGCACATCCCAAAATGGTCGTCATAGATCATACATGAAGCCCAAATCTCAACATCTCACCAAAAACGGTCCTCATCAATATTTAGCAGTTCACCAACATTCCATAGTAAAAAACAGCAGTTTGTTCATATTAAAAAGGAAATGAAAAAGAGGTGACTGCCATGAATTTTGCTTATACAGTTGAATCAGAGAAATCCATTGAAGAAGCAATTACAGCGTTGGAAACACATTTAAAAGATGAAAAGTTTGGTGTGCTATGGACTTTTGATATTAAAGTGAAGCTAGAGGAGAAGGGCTTTCATCTGGAGGAAGAATTTAAGGTACTTGAAGTTTGTAATCCCCAGGAGGCTGAGAGAGTACTGAAAGAAGATAAAATCGTTGGCTATTTTCTCCCCTGTAAAATCGTTGTGTATAAAGAAAGCGGCAAAACAAAGATAGGATTGCCGAGGCCAAGTGTGTTAATGAGCATGATGGAAAGTCAGAACCTTAAAGAAATGGCATCAGATATTGAGAAGCGCCTGATTGCCTGCCTGGATAAATCAGTTTAAGACCGTTTCAATAAAAAATAAACTTACTTCCAAAGACAAACAGTAAATAACACTGTTTGTTTTTCTTTTTATGCCTTACAATGTAATGTGAATTCTAAATATTGCGAAGGTGAATCCATGGATGCAAAATTAATTTTAATCGAGGGTCTGCCGGGTTCTGGCAAATCCACTACGGCTAGATTGGCTTATGAAGTGCTTAAGCAAAACGGCATCGAAGCAGAAGTATACTTCGAAGGTGATCTCAGCCACCCGGCCGATTTTGAAAGTGTCGCTTACTTTACTAATGATGAGTGGCAGCTCTTATTAGAAGAATTTAGTCCTTTCAGAGATCAAATTTCAGGGAACAGCATTTCAGAGGATAATGGCTTTTTGCTGCCTTATAAAAAGCTGGGATCAGATATTCCAGATGCATTTTATGAAAAAGCATTTACACATGATATCTATGAGCTGCCATTGGAGCAAAATATAAAGCTTATCACGCAAAAGTGGGCAAGATTCGCTAGGCAAGCTGAAAACAGCAATAAGGTTCATATTTTTGAATGCTGTTTTATCCAGAATCCGTTAACAGTCGGAATGATAAAATATGGGGCACCACAAACAAAGATACTGGATTATGTTTTAGCGCTGGAACATTCGGTGAAAAAACTCAATCCGATGCTAATTTATATCAACCAGGATAACATAGACTACTCCTTCAAAAGAGCAATAAAAGAACGGCCGAAAAGCTGGTCAGAGGGTTTTATCCATTATTATACCCAGCAAGGATACGGAAAGCAGAAACACCTAAGAGGGGAAGAGGGCACCTTAAAGGTTCTAATAGCAAGGAGACAGGCTGAAGAAGAGATCCTGAAAAATCTGACTATCCGAAAGACCATAATCAATAACTCTGCATTTGATGAGTATTCCCACAAAATCGCTTTAGAGAATTTCCTGATAAATTAGGAAAGGAAAGGATTAAATGACGCATTTGGAAAATTGTCCTTTTTGCAGTCCGCATAAGGATCCACACCAGAATATCATTTTTGAAAACAGCACTTGTTATTTTCTTCAGCACGATAAAGAACAGTGCGTTTTGGAGGGCTGTGGGGTCATTGTGCCAAAAGCTCATCAAGCAGATGCCTTTTTCTTAACGGCTGAAGAGTGGAAGGATACATATGAACTTCTTCAAAAAGCGAAGGATTATTTGGATAAAAAGTATGCACCCGATGGGTATACTCTTGGATGGAATGTTGGTGAAGCTTCCAATCAATCCATTCTTCACAGCCATCTGCACGTCATACCCAGATATAATAATGAACCACACGCAGGAAAAGGGCTCAGGCATTGGCTGAAGCAGCCTGCTAATAAAAGATGAAAAACACACAGCGGGACTGTGTGTTTTTCAAGTTATTGTATTTGCGGCGGATTGCTTTTGACTTCAAGTACATCCAAAAGAAACACAAATACCGGTATACCGACAATCAATCCCCAGACACCGAAGAAATGCTCAGAGAAAATCAGAACAATGAACGTATAAAATACCGGCAAATCCGTTTTGGAAGACATAAGCTTCGGGTTTAAAATATAGGCTTCAATCGCATGGATCACCATAATTAACAGGAGGATATAAAACACCTGGATGAAGCCGCCTAGTGAATAGGCAATTGTACATAAAGGAACCAGGGAAATAATCACGCCTGCTACCGGGATCAGACCAAGAAGGAAAATAAGTATAGACAAGCCCATCAGGTGAGGGAAATCCATGATCCAGAGGGCAAGTGTTGTCAGGATACAATTTACTGTGGCAATTACCACCTGCGCTTCAATAACTTTTCCAAATGTTTGCACGAACTTACTTCCGAAATAGGAAATCTCATTATAAAAGGCAGCCATTTTGCTGTATTTGAATTTTAAAGTAAACTCTGTCAGTTTAGGCTTTTCAAGCAGGAAGAACAAACTAAGGATAAGCGACAGCAATACTTGAATTGCAATATGGCTAATATCGGAAAAATATTGAAGCAGGAACGCAAAGCCCTGTTCGAGATACTTCGTAACTTCATTTCTTTCAAGCATTTGCACAATGTAAGTGATGACAATATTGTCATGCTTCTGAGTATAAAAGCTTTCAACCTGCTTAAACAGCTGAGAAATTTCAGTTACTATTAAAGGAAGATACTTAATAATCCCGATAGAAAGCAGGCCGATAATTCCTATATAAAGGGTTACGACTGTCAGTTTTCTATTCAGTTTAAATCTCGATAGGACCAGTTTCACGAGCCTATCCATCAAGAAAGAAAAAATAAAAGTAATCAGGATTAAATTAATCATGCTTCTCGACAGGTAAAGAGCCAGAACTATAATTCCAAAAATGACGAATCTTTTAAAGCCGTTATTATTAAAAAGTGATTTAATCGTTTCCAATTCCATTCCTCCACACTTTAGTATGTTTCTTCAGGGTTCCATTAAATGCGGAGATAATTACTCTGAAACATGTAAGGCGTCATGTACTCGTTGCTTCTATGTAATGCTGCAGTTGTAAGGTTCTGAAAATACATGAGCGGTGCTTTAAAATTGATTGTCTTTGCGGTTGTTTTTACTGCAGTTACCAGTGTGCTGCAAAAAGCAGGATTTTTCAGGGCTGGTGAATCGATCACAATGGCATCTCTTCCCGGGTCATTGAAATCAATCGGCTCCTTACTTTGTTGCACTGTAGAAATCAGACCGGAGAAAAGCAGCATAATGCTGATAAATATGTGGGCCAACTTGTTCATCCTCTTATTATCAATATATTTATTATTTTATAATACTTTTACATTTAATTATATATCTATTTACATTTGAAACAAAAAAATTCGGTCCAGAGAAAGGATGAAGGTATCTGAATACGAAATACGCAGTCATTACCGGCTGTTCCAGCGGGTTTGGAATATTAATGGCCATTGAGCTGGCAAAGAATGATTTTCAAGTTCTTGCAACAATGAGGAACTTGGATAAAAGCAAAATATTAATGGAGAAAGCTGATAAAGAAGGAGTACTTGCTCAGATTTGCATTCACGAATTGGATGTCACTTCATCAGCATCTATTAAAAATCTAAAAAGCCGGCTCCTGCAATTGCCTTCAGTTGATGTTTTAATTAATAATGCAGGCTTCGCAGGAGCAGGATTTGCAGAAGAAATCCCGCTGGATGAGTATAGAGAACAGTTTGAAACAAATGTCTTTGGAACCATCGCCGTGACTCAGGCAGTTCTGCCATTTATGCGGGAACAGGGATCGGGAACCATCATAAATATCAGCTCCATCAGCGGAAGAGTAGGTTTTCCGGGCTTATCGCCATATGCCGCTTCAAAATTTGCGGTAGAAGGCTGGAGTGAATCACTTAGGCTTGAAGTCAAGCCATTTGGAGTAAATGTGGTGCTGATTGAGCCAGGATCTTTCAGGACAGGCATTTGGACAACAGGGAAGAAGATAGCTGAACCCTCCTTGAAAAAAGAATCGCCTTATTACCCGTATATGACAAAAATTCAGAGGTACCTTGATCAGGGGAAGCCATTTTATGAAGATCCAATCATCGTTGCTAAAAAAGCTGTGGACATTATCAGTGAAAAAGAACCTGCACTCAGATACCCAGTAGGAAAAGGTGTCCGAACAAGAATTCGCCTGAAAAACCTTCTGAGCTGGAAAGCGTGGGAGAAAATCATATTCAAGGCACTTTATAAAGATTAATTACTCCATTCTTTTTATACCGAATAAAGGACAAAAAGGTTTCAAAATTTTCCTTTTTTTCTTCTTTTTTCTTAAGTCCCCAATCTCTGATTAATTTTCTTGCATCTAGAGAAAATAAGAAAACTAATCTTTGATCGTCTGGGGGAGTTGGAATGAAAAAGGGAATGAAAAAATATACTATCACGCTGTTATCATTCATAGCCCTGCTGCTTGTCTGGAACCAGACGGAAGCTGAAGTATCCGGACCGCCAACCATCCATCTGCGCGTAATGGAAACCACTGATTTGCATGGAAACATGATTGGTTATAATTACGAAGATCGCAGGAAAACAGTGGAATTTGGGCTTTCCAGGACGGCCAGCCTGATTAAACAGGCAAGAAATGAGTCTCCTAACTCCCTTCTATTCGATAATGGGGACATTCTTGAAGGCAATGGACTTGATGAATATGCCTATAGAAGCCATCCGCTTGACATGGCTAATGTCCATCCTGTTTTTAAAGCCATGAATACGCTGCTTTATGATGCTGCAACAGTGGGAAATCATGAATTTAATTACGGAATTGATTTTATGGAAGAAAGCCTCAGGGGAGCCAACTTTCCTTATGTGAATGCAAATATTTATGTGGAAGACAGCAATCAGCTTGAAGAAGATGACCTAAATTATTTTAACCCCTACACCATCATAGAGAAAGAAGTGACAGATACAGCTGGAGAAAAGCATAAGCTGAATGTCGGAGTCATCGGCTTTATTACTCCTATTGTTGCGGAGTGGAATAAAGAGTATTTTCGGGGGAACCTTAAAGTGAAAAATATAAAAGAAACGGCAGAGCACTTTATCCCTGTGATGAAAAGCAAAGGGGCGGATATCATTGTGGCCCTTGCACATACCGGCATCCAATCCGATAAAGGGCTGGAGGAGAAAAAGGGCAATTCAGTTCAGGCACTCAGCAAAGTTAAAGGAATAGATGCCATTTTATTCGGACACAGCCACTCTGTTTTCCCTGTCAAAGATGAGCTGCAACAGGTGCCGGGAATCGACTTGAAGACAGGGACCATAAATGGAACAGCTGCTGTTCAGGCTGGCTACTGGGGCAATCATCTCGGCCTCATCGATTTAAAAATAGTCTTGGAGGATGGAGAATGGAAAGTAAAAAGCAGTCTATCCTCCATCAGGCCAGTTTATCGCACTATCAAAAATAAAAAGAAGGAAGTCATCCCGTCTGACCCATTAATAGAGCAGATTATGAAAAAAGATCATCAAGATGCACTGGATTTTTTAAAACACAAAAAGTAAAAGGCGCCCAATGGACGCCTTTTTCCTATAAAACCGAAAACTCTTCATTTTTTAAATTAGTGATAAACATATGTCCCGGTGCATGTGTAATCATAATTTCCGGCTTCACATGCATGGCAACTGCCTGAGGAGTGACGCCGCAGGCCCAAAAGACAGGTACCTCTCCATCTTTAATCGTCACGGCATCGCCAAAATCGGGCTGATGTATATTATTTATGCCGATTGCTTCAGGGTTACCAATATGGACCGGGGCCCCATGGACAGAAGGGAAGCGGCTTGTCACTTGTACAGCCCGAATGGCTTCCTTCTCTGTCATCGGCCGCATACTCACGACCATTGGCCCTTCAAACCGGCCTGCCTTCACACACTCAATATTGGTTTTAAACATCGGGACATTCCGGTTTTCCTCAATATGGCGGATAGGAATATTATTTTTAAGCAGTGCTTCTTCAAAGGTAAAACTGCATCCGATCAGAAAGGCCACCATATCATCATCCCAATAAGAAGTGATGTCAGAAAGCTCATCAGAGAGAACACCATTTTTATATACCCTGTATTTGGGCAAATCGGTTCTGATGTCAGCATTTGGAGCTGACAGCATTGGCACAGGAGACCCAGGTTCTGTCACATCGATGATTGGGCAGGATTTCGGATTCCTTTGGCTGAAAAGGAGAAACTCAAAAGCCAGATCCTGTGGCAATATGGCAAGATTGGCCTGAATGTAGCCGTTTGCCATTCCAGCTGTCGGCTTATCCCACTCACCGCTGCGGATTAATTTGCGCGCCTCATCAGCATTCAATAGAGAAGGGGAGTTCATATAAAAATCTCCTTTCATTCTTATTTAAACAGCTCAGGGATTCCATTGATTAATGAGTAAACCCCCATGTAAGACATGGCAATCACGATAATGACGCCGAAAATTGTCATCCATAGCGGATGTTTATAATCGCCGACAATTTTGGTTTTATAGGCAGCAATCAGCATTACACCTAATGCGATTGGCAGGATAAGTCCGTTTAATGAACCAACTAAAACTAAGATTTTCACAGGCTTTCCAATTAAAACAAAGACAAATGTTGAAACGGCAATAAAACCGACAATCACCCATTTATGATATTTCTCGACAGCAGGGCTCAATGTCCGAATGAATGAAACTGATGTATAGGCTGCACCGACTACAGAAGTGATGGCGGCTGCCCACATAACGACTCCAAACATCTTATAGCCAATATTGCCCGCAGCCAGCTGGAAGACAGAAGCTGGCGGGTTGGACGGGTCAAGTGCCAAGCCCTGGGAAACTACACCAAGTGCTGCTAGGAAAAGGAAGATGCGCATAATGGATGCGATACCGATTGCACTGACAGAGCTCTTCGTGACTTCCGGTAGTGCTTCTTTTCCTTTTACACCAGCATCAATTAATCGGTGGCCGCCAGCAAAAGTGATATAGCCGCCGACCGTACCGCCGACAAGTGTAATAATGGCCAGGATATCAATCTTGTCTGGAACAAACGTTTTGACAACAGCTTCACCGACAGGAGGCTGTGCTGTGAACATA
This region includes:
- the thiE gene encoding thiamine phosphate synthase, whose protein sequence is MGVNTKQMRDWLKVYFIMGSVNCHQNPEDILRSAIKGGISLFQFREKGAGCLHGHEKETLAKELQAICKESNVPFIVNDDIELALSLNADGVHIGQEDEPADVVRRKIGGKILGVSVHNMTEAKEAIRQGADYLGIGPIYPTSTKKDAKAVQGLTFLKELRAADIQIPVVGIGGINAKNTPPIMDAGAEGVSVITAISQADSPEQSARELKEAVMRNVH
- a CDS encoding exodeoxyribonuclease III yields the protein MKLVSWNVNGIRACVKKGFTDYFKEVDADIFCIQESKLQEGQIDLILDGYHQYWNYALKKGYSGTAVFTKKEPISVRYGLGDDETEPEGRILTLEYEGFYLVNVYTPNSKRDLARLPYRLEWEERIREYLLELDGFKPVIMCGDLNVAHNEIDLKNAKSNRGNSGFTDEERDRMTRLLGSGFVDAFRHKYPEAEGAYTWWSYMAKVRERNIGWRIDYFIVSEKLKEKIIDSQIHCDIMGSDHCPVALELDI
- a CDS encoding DMT family transporter is translated as MQWLKVFIAAFFEVFWVIGLKHADDPLSWAGTIISIAVSFYLMIMAGRVLPVGTVYAVFVGMGTAGTVLSEIIFFGEPLKLSKIILVLVLLLGVLGLKLVTNEDESIGAESS
- a CDS encoding DMT family transporter yields the protein MSWLYLILAGVFEMTGVTMINSWHQKRNWQSLLLLIGGFGASFLFLSLAMRELPMGTAYAVWTGIGAAGGAILGMILYGEPKDAKRIFFIVMVLSAAIGLKLVS
- a CDS encoding DUF302 domain-containing protein; the protein is MNFAYTVESEKSIEEAITALETHLKDEKFGVLWTFDIKVKLEEKGFHLEEEFKVLEVCNPQEAERVLKEDKIVGYFLPCKIVVYKESGKTKIGLPRPSVLMSMMESQNLKEMASDIEKRLIACLDKSV
- a CDS encoding HIT family protein; translated protein: MTHLENCPFCSPHKDPHQNIIFENSTCYFLQHDKEQCVLEGCGVIVPKAHQADAFFLTAEEWKDTYELLQKAKDYLDKKYAPDGYTLGWNVGEASNQSILHSHLHVIPRYNNEPHAGKGLRHWLKQPANKR
- a CDS encoding AI-2E family transporter produces the protein METIKSLFNNNGFKRFVIFGIIVLALYLSRSMINLILITFIFSFLMDRLVKLVLSRFKLNRKLTVVTLYIGIIGLLSIGIIKYLPLIVTEISQLFKQVESFYTQKHDNIVITYIVQMLERNEVTKYLEQGFAFLLQYFSDISHIAIQVLLSLILSLFFLLEKPKLTEFTLKFKYSKMAAFYNEISYFGSKFVQTFGKVIEAQVVIATVNCILTTLALWIMDFPHLMGLSILIFLLGLIPVAGVIISLVPLCTIAYSLGGFIQVFYILLLIMVIHAIEAYILNPKLMSSKTDLPVFYTFIVLIFSEHFFGVWGLIVGIPVFVFLLDVLEVKSNPPQIQ
- a CDS encoding SDR family oxidoreductase; amino-acid sequence: MNTKYAVITGCSSGFGILMAIELAKNDFQVLATMRNLDKSKILMEKADKEGVLAQICIHELDVTSSASIKNLKSRLLQLPSVDVLINNAGFAGAGFAEEIPLDEYREQFETNVFGTIAVTQAVLPFMREQGSGTIINISSISGRVGFPGLSPYAASKFAVEGWSESLRLEVKPFGVNVVLIEPGSFRTGIWTTGKKIAEPSLKKESPYYPYMTKIQRYLDQGKPFYEDPIIVAKKAVDIISEKEPALRYPVGKGVRTRIRLKNLLSWKAWEKIIFKALYKD
- a CDS encoding metallophosphoesterase is translated as MKKGMKKYTITLLSFIALLLVWNQTEAEVSGPPTIHLRVMETTDLHGNMIGYNYEDRRKTVEFGLSRTASLIKQARNESPNSLLFDNGDILEGNGLDEYAYRSHPLDMANVHPVFKAMNTLLYDAATVGNHEFNYGIDFMEESLRGANFPYVNANIYVEDSNQLEEDDLNYFNPYTIIEKEVTDTAGEKHKLNVGVIGFITPIVAEWNKEYFRGNLKVKNIKETAEHFIPVMKSKGADIIVALAHTGIQSDKGLEEKKGNSVQALSKVKGIDAILFGHSHSVFPVKDELQQVPGIDLKTGTINGTAAVQAGYWGNHLGLIDLKIVLEDGEWKVKSSLSSIRPVYRTIKNKKKEVIPSDPLIEQIMKKDHQDALDFLKHKK
- a CDS encoding putative hydro-lyase; this translates as MNSPSLLNADEARKLIRSGEWDKPTAGMANGYIQANLAILPQDLAFEFLLFSQRNPKSCPIIDVTEPGSPVPMLSAPNADIRTDLPKYRVYKNGVLSDELSDITSYWDDDMVAFLIGCSFTFEEALLKNNIPIRHIEENRNVPMFKTNIECVKAGRFEGPMVVSMRPMTEKEAIRAVQVTSRFPSVHGAPVHIGNPEAIGINNIHQPDFGDAVTIKDGEVPVFWACGVTPQAVAMHVKPEIMITHAPGHMFITNLKNEEFSVL
- a CDS encoding NRAMP family divalent metal transporter gives rise to the protein MKKQSNASLLLGAAFLMATSAIGPGFLTQTTVFTETLLASFGFVILISIIIDIGAQMNIWRIIAVSEKRAQDIANDVLPGLGYFLAALIVMGGLAFNIGNIAGAGLGTNVIFGISPEFGALLSGILAIGIFLVKEAGKLMDRFTQILGFVMIGLTLYVMFTAQPPVGEAVVKTFVPDKIDILAIITLVGGTVGGYITFAGGHRLIDAGVKGKEALPEVTKSSVSAIGIASIMRIFLFLAALGVVSQGLALDPSNPPASVFQLAAGNIGYKMFGVVMWAAAITSVVGAAYTSVSFIRTLSPAVEKYHKWVIVGFIAVSTFVFVLIGKPVKILVLVGSLNGLILPIALGVMLIAAYKTKIVGDYKHPLWMTIFGVIIVIAMSYMGVYSLINGIPELFK